Within Diospyros lotus cultivar Yz01 chromosome 15, ASM1463336v1, whole genome shotgun sequence, the genomic segment tagAAGAATTGTGTTTTACATGATCCTActccttattttatttaggtAAAACGTAATGTTGATCAGAGTGcacatgggggggggggggggggggggggaggagaagAAAGCTATCTGGTTCTTTGTTTGTATGTTACTTTAATGACGTTAAGAGCTTCaactaaatcaaaataatacgACACGAAAGCTAGGAATGCGCCATAAATGGAGCATTAAAATGGGCACAGCACAGACCCAAGAGGCTCCTAGATAGAAGCAGAGAAAATGTTCGGGAAAATATGGTGTgaaccaaagagaaaagaagagaaaatgagaaagaaaagatacGGAGGACAATCACACATGGCCCCAGGCGTGTCGAGTGAGCAGTTGAATTCAATATATTAAAACTGAAGACAACCAGGAAACGGATCTAATCACTCAACAGCCGAAGCCAACACTCCACCACAAACAAACAACCATCCCATCCCATCTTCTTCAcaccccctccctccctctcacATTCATCAACCGTTCCTTGTTTTCTCCCTCCCCTCTTCCCTTTCCCTTATTTTCTCGGCCGTTTCCTTGATTTTCTCGGCCATTTTGATGGGAACAGTTAGGTGGGCTTTCTATCCCGATTGGCTCTTTCCCACTCTTCAAGTTTCTCCATTCCTATTTAACCAACTCCTCCTCCCCGTTAGCCGACAGTGACAATCAAATCCGTCCCAATTCCCCCTACCAATTGTGATGCGGTTGCTTGTGAGCTTGGAGTTTGGCTGTATTTGAAGCTCACTTTTGCGGAATAGGGATCTGGGTTTTCCTTAAAGATCTTGTTTTCATCCAGGTTCCCCGAGTTTTAGGGCAAGACTGATCTGGGTATCTATGATCTTGACAATTTGTTGATCTGGGTGTTCAAGAATCAGGTTTAGTTTAGGGTCGgcgtctttctttttcttcttcgctTCATGTTTAAATCATCAACCCAGAAAATGGGGGCTGGGAATAGGCTCTTGTACCCTATTCTTGGCTTTGCGTCGTGTCTTGTGTTCATTTACTTTTCATTTGGGGATTTCTGGGTCAGTTACCCTAGAGAGCCAGTGTTGAGCTTTGTGCAGAGGAATGGAACCCACTTCATGGTTGATGGTAGAATTTTCTACATTAATGGCTGGAACTCTTACTGGTTAATGGACCATGCTGCGGATGAATATACCAGACCTAGGGTTAGGGCAATGCTGCACGCTGGCGCCAAGATGGGCCTTACAGTCTGCAGAACTTGGGCCTTCAATGATGGTGCCTACAATGCCCTTCAGTTGGCTCCAGGCCAATATGATGAGCGCGTATTCAGGGTAAGGGAAAcatgatatattgttgttgttatcttGGTGCTTCAATTTATAGCCTTCCTTATATGCGCGTTTCAGTCTTGTAGAGTAGATATAAATCTTGGTAGATGGCTCTTTAAATTTAAACCAGATAGGGATTGATGTGAGCTCATTTGGTAAACACAATTTGATAGAGAAGTCTAGGGATAGAGCTAGGAGATCCAATCCCCTCAGGTTGTTGGCTATTGTCTATAAATGGTACCCTAGTAAGTTCTTAGAGTGGGTGCCACAATAAGATAATCAGAATTTTTGGAGTGCGAGTGATCAGTTATCTGAAGTAGAGAGCATTCGAAGGGTCTTGTAGTTTCTCTGTACAAAACTATACATTGAGTGGATTATCCTATTGTTGTGGGATTGTGAATGTAGGCATTGAGGCAGAACCatgttaacttttttttgttttgttctttcttgatttatttgtgTCTGATGTGCGCGAATCCAATACTAACATGTGTCACGTGGTATTAGAGTGATACCTAACCTAACAAATCTATGAAAAGCAAATCTGATATTTGGCCTTATGTTCGCTTTGTTGGATGCATCAAactgaaattattttatcaggTAATAGTGCAAGAAATGTCACTAAGGGGTCTTATATGAATTGGATATCCCTAAATTCAACCATGGAGGCAGTGATACTAAATCCTGAATATGCAGAATTTTTCTGCTGAACTAAACTTACCGGATCAAAATGGAAGCAATAATTTTGTTTGTGGGGAAAAATACATgcatcttttttaatttgaccATGTGTCATGCATCAATTTCTGTTAAGCTGCAATGTTTGTTGAAATGTTTGCCTCTTATTGAAAAGGTGTATGACACGTGCatagaaaagaaagggaaaagaagaagacaaatgGTTTTAAGATTATTTAAATCTAACATAtatgttcttttatgttttttcttatattttactAGATATGGCCAATGGGTGTAAAAGTTGTCCAATTTATCAGGAATTAACCAACTTCCTAAATGCTCAGAGTTGTTAAATTGTTCTATTTTGGGAAGTACCAATACAAATAGTCATGGGTTATTATTGGCTTCATTCATTTCAATGAGGGATGTATGGCAGGGGTTGGATCATGTAATTGTGGAGGCCAGGAAACACGGAATAAGGTTGCTGCTTAGCTTGGTTAATAACTTGCAAGCATATGGTGGGAAGACTCAATATGTCAAGTGGGCTTGGGAAGAAGGTGTAGGTTTGAGCTCTTCTAATGATTCATTCTTCTATGATCCATCAATTCGCCATTATTTCAAGACTCACGTCAAGGTAACGGGTTTGTTGcattaatttgtttttgttcttttccccCCTTTCTtcagttttggtgatttttatatgccattgaaaattttaagcaCACCAACATGTTGCGTCTCTTTTAAAACTGTGAGAAAGTTAATTTGTGGATTTCATGCATCAGGTCGTCAACATTTATGGAGTGTTATGCCTTTTTCTGTTAGCTTCTTACGTGCCAAATTGTATGATGACAAGTGACAGACCTCTCTATGGGTGCAACCGTGCAAAGAAGATCCTTATTAGCATCAAACACATGGATaggtagaaagaaaatgaatggaAGGGATAAGAGAATTTTCTGTAGGCTACTATTTGGACACATGCATGAAATTGGACCTTGGTGTGAACAGTGTGGACCTTCTTACATCAAGTCCCTGCATCTCCTAGCTTTAAAGATTCTCACCTCTTTGGCTTATTCTTAGCAAATACTTGCACTTGAAACATGTGGCATAATCTTAGTAGTTTGCTATGCTTTTGTAGAATTTCAGTTATTAAGTGGATCGTGTTGCTGGAAACGGTCATCAAGATGACCTAAATAAGCAGAACTGAtatcaaaatttctcaaaatactaaaGTATTAGTGTCTTTAATTGAATGGAGTTTTGGCAAACAGTTTAATAATAGCAGAATAGTGATTAGGAAATTGTGATTAGAtatacttctctctctctctctctctctctttttttattatcaaattatgGTATGAAATATTGTGTATGTGCCAAATCGACACCATATCTGTGCATCTTAGTTTATCCACAGATCTTTTTGATAAAAAGAATTACCCTCTGCCCCCCACCAAGATAGCACTCTTCACATGCAAAAGATGAAGAATGGAGACAAGTGAATCTTATTTGATTCTAGCACAAGAATAAGTTGATCGACGATACTTTACCTTGAGTCTCTCCGTTGATAAATGGAATTCTTTACCTTGTTGATTGTGTATGTGTAACACATTCtaatgattttaattaaatcatgatgTGGTATGTCTTTTATTGTCTTAAtgcaattaaattaactcatGCAGACTTTGCTTACACGGAGGAATACTATCACCGGGGTTCGGTATAAGGATGATCCAACCATCTTTGCCTGGGAGTTAATTAATGAACCCCGTTGCATGACTGATCCTTCTGGGGACACTCTTCAGGTGAGCTGTGGAATTCCTACATTGCTTTATTGGCAATAAATATCaatagaaagaaaagagaagactAGAACACATCTATTGAGGAAGGTATTTAATGTTGTTGTGAACTTGTACTCCATTTCAAGAAGTTgaagaataaaagaaatccaaatctctttcaaatttattcttaaCATTGTTTCAAGGCGCATACAATCTGATAAAACCATGACTAATTTGTATTAAATACGTCTTACTTGCCACTTTCTCTAAGAACTCGAAGTCCTTTaatgttttgttttgaattaaGTTGTGATAGAATGAAGGGTGTGCCAGTTATATCATGTCTGAATAATAATTACTCTCTTCACGCACTGGAGCCAATGTACCTCCCTGGTTTGATTAATTGGTTCTGCAAGGTCAGTGAGGTAAGTGCCCTGGTGGTCTGGGTCAAAGTTTATAAATTCCTTAACATGGATCTTAACTTTTGATAATGACATCTCTCAATCTTACATTTGCTCTGCTTTATCTTGATGATTCAAGTTCTAAGGTTTTTTAGTATATACTGAAGTTTCAACTCTATTTAATGTAGTTGGAAAATTTCTGGCACTAAGCAACAATCATTTGCATTCATTTATGGctttatcataatttttttctctaaactTGGTTAGTTCCAAATTGTCATCTGGTTTATGCTTCATTTGTTAATTAGACAGATTGACTGATTCTCTTCGTATGGCTGTTGAttgacttttctttttttgtacaAATCAACTCGATGGGATAAATTTAATTGCAGGACTGGATAGAAGAAATGTCAAGTTTTGTGAAATCAATTGACAAGAAACATCTTCTGACTGTTGGCCTCGAAGGATTCTATGGACCTAAGAGTCCCAAAAGGGTTACTGTCAACCCAGGAGAATGGGCTGCTGAACTTGGATCTGATTTCATTCGGAACTCTCAGATCTCAACTGTGGATTTTGCCTCTGTTCATATATACCCCGACCAGTGGTAAGCTTCTAGACATGTTTTAACTTAATATACTTTCCAGGTTGAAGCATTGGAAGTGAGAATTTGAAGTTATTTGAGGACCACCTTTGGTCCCATATTTCATTTCTGCTTCAAGAGCCCGTAAATGCTTGCAAACCATAACACTTAGTTGATTACATTCACGAAGAGCCTCTGACCTTTACCTTATTCTCAGCTaaaacttctcatttttggtAGGTTTCCCAAGTATGACCTTGAAGAGAAACTAAAATATGTGTTGAAATGGATGCACTCTCATATTGAAGATGGTGATAATGAACTGAAGAAACCTGTAACGTTCACCGAATTTGGCTTGTCAAATCTGAGTAAGGGTTTCGACCCTTCTCAACGGGACAGGCTGTACAAAATCGTACAGGATGCCATTCATAAATCAGCCAAGAAAAAGAGAGCCGGAGCAGGATCTTTTGTGTGGCAGTTCTTAGTTGGAGGAATGGATGAATACAACGATGATTTTGGAATCGTCCCCTGGGAAAGGCCATCGACATATCGATTGATAACCGATCATTCGTGTCGACTGGCACAAATTCGGGGTGTACTACCTTTTCAAAGGGAGTACTTGAAAGAACTGTGCTTTTAGAGTGTAGAAATCAGATTCTTTGGATCAAAGACTGAACTTCTCATATGCAGGCaagtctttttgtttttctgtttCTGTATCtgttctttgttttatttttttggggtcTTCGTTTTCTTCATCTCTAGGTCCTAATATTTGTATGTTCCTGCAAAGTATACGCAtgtaattaaaagaaattgcagCATAATTGCAGAAAGTGTTATCTATTGTATGGCCTGTGCTGGTTTGTTTTCATTAGATGGATGATTTAATACCAAAACAAGCTGTTGCATTGCAAACACAACATGCGTGCTGTCGTCGTTTGATCTGGTTTTAGTTTATGGAAATTGTTAGTCAAAATGACACGTTTGGAATGTTCATTAGGGTGGgtgattaaatcaaataaaaatgattacAGAATCAGAATGTGGAAAATAACAGTGAAAGCTGGAGGGTGGTGGTGACTCATCAAATAGGAGTTGAGTTGAGTAATGGGTGGGGATGGTGGgggtggaggaggaggaggaccCCATATACGTGGGTGATTATGAGACACCCATGAGGACATGTCGTGAGTCATGATAACTACGGACGGATGGACGTAGCTAATAGGAGTTGTAGATAGAATTCATTCGTATTATCATATTAGGCGGCGGCGGCGTCGTTTTCTTGCATAAGCTACACAAATTCTAATTCAAATTCTTTTGGCAACTCGATatgtattatataaatttaaatcagCTGACATCAGCTGAAATGGAAAATTAGAAGCTCGTGTAACCCCTTGTGTGAATTGTGACCACCTGTCCATTAACGTGGCACTTAGGTATAGAAATTCTGTCCATTAATAGAAGTCTTCCCCTTTGTCCTTGCTTGACTATCCTCCATCCATCCCCTACCCCTAATGTTATAATTATTAGCATAcgaagaattaaaaataaaaagaatcaaTCCATTGGTAATTATCTTTAAAGTTTTCATTTAGATGGtaattatttacaaaatattttctcaaaatacaaattaaaataaaatctatttaaGTTATGCCATGCTTATcataagaaaaatttaaaaatataaaattttcaagtagTAATCAAGAAGACCGAGCCTTGGGGAAACAATTATCTTTGCTAGGAAGATGGCCATGAGAAGTCTTCATGGTACAAGTTAAGTGATTGAGGCACGATAAGTTAAGATTTACATTAATAGATTGTAGGTTCGATTTATTATCTTACGTAATGAGATAAAGTCTctacttataatttatttttttataaaaattaaagatataaataatatgagatcgcacaaaaataataattttaaaatggcGACGAGAATAGTCACTTGACTGAGGAGGGCAAGTGACTCAGGAAGATTTCCAAAAAGACACAACTGACTTGGGAACTTGAGAAAAACCTCCATCCACCCGTCCTTTTTTAGCATCTGTGCCTTGGGGCACATCAGCTTTAGGGATATAAACCTACTTAACCTTCTTCAAATAATTTGCCAAAGAATGGCCAAAGAGCCCCAAAGGACCCTAATGTTGATGAAAAAATGAATGATTGATGTTGAAATTAAAAGTCACTCTGAGCGGTATTTGAACCttatattatgaaaatatattaatagtTTAAGACAAAATATAACATCATAAACTTTATAATACTTATCAACACATGCATTTACCTGTGAAAAgaacatttgatattttaatggAAAGATACACTATAAGAGATATAAGCTCTTCAAGTTATACTCTTAAACTTATTATTTCTTCTTGCATTTGAGTTCAGTATATAGTTAAAAATACAAGTGTCAATTCTTTaagataataatataatgaaaatcTAATATTAAGTATTTTACAACTCAAAAGTAGTAGCCAAATAAAAGCATAATTTTGATACATACTATTATATTTATTCTTGTAGTTGCCTCTTAACACTcacaataattataataaaacccaaaaacTTACCTtactaaacaaataaaaaaataaaaacctaaaATCATTAGCCATGACATATAACACAACAATGCATTATTGTGGCGCAATAGAAACACAATAAACAACATATCAGCTGTGCACGCAGGGTGCGTTAGCAATGCAACAAGGGAATTACATGCATAATCCATACACATAACAACAATGTCAATACTCTCgttcgttgaagaaccaagAAGCCACTATATatgacatataagaaaatattaacgATTTATAGAGGCAATAATGGGCAAAGATTTTCAAGCCTCTTAAGGCGTAAACAAATGTTACAAAATTTGGATAGAAAATAAATCATGATCAAACTATTAATTACACACACGAACAtagaattttatgtaaaaatctcaaatagagaaaaatcacaaatagaaagaacaaaatatcactaaacaaaTAATTGCTAGCATAAAAGTGACATTGTCACACCCAAAATATCATTAAGTAAATATTGTtacaataaaaatgatataactGCAACTAATTTCAGAACATtaaacacctatttatagacataaaattatctataaatgtacacaaaaaaatcatatcttAATGAGAAGATTTATGAGTATATTCATGtagatgagataaatttcaatcaaaattaaatttgacaatatcTCAATCACAGTTAAATCCAAATTAATGACCCCATTAATGACAACATTCTAATCAGTTTCAATATATATCTTTACTAACCTTAATGATCTCGTATTATAAATTCACTTTAATGACTTCATCTTTATCTAAATCAATCTGTATTAAAATTGCATAGATCTTTAAACTGtcatgatgaaaataaaatattcttgtctaagaaaaaaaaatatcatacttCATAATAACCCTCATAAAAGATCAAATAATGTTAAAAGGGTCTATAAACAAAATCTCAACAAAAAAACAGACCAGAATATTGGATTTGGACAACAAATCTGAGAAAAACAGATCTGGATCTGGGTTAGCGGACTGGCCTGATGGGTCAACGTTGGGCTCACCAAATCTAAAGCGGGTCGGACAGATCTGGGTGAGCTTGGAATAGCCAACAATGGCTGAAATATCAACGGCAGCTCACAACAAGGGACGACGAGGAAGCTCACGGCCGGCGAGGAAGCTGGAAGCAATGCCGGTGGCGAGGGAGATCGATGAGGAGAGTCCAACGGTCGTGCGGTCGGCCGAAAGCTCTGTGAAAAGTGATGATGGTCGTTCACTGTGAGTCGGCCGCG encodes:
- the LOC127792468 gene encoding mannan endo-1,4-beta-mannosidase 2, translated to MFKSSTQKMGAGNRLLYPILGFASCLVFIYFSFGDFWVSYPREPVLSFVQRNGTHFMVDGRIFYINGWNSYWLMDHAADEYTRPRVRAMLHAGAKMGLTVCRTWAFNDGAYNALQLAPGQYDERVFRGLDHVIVEARKHGIRLLLSLVNNLQAYGGKTQYVKWAWEEGVGLSSSNDSFFYDPSIRHYFKTHVKTLLTRRNTITGVRYKDDPTIFAWELINEPRCMTDPSGDTLQDWIEEMSSFVKSIDKKHLLTVGLEGFYGPKSPKRVTVNPGEWAAELGSDFIRNSQISTVDFASVHIYPDQWFPKYDLEEKLKYVLKWMHSHIEDGDNELKKPVTFTEFGLSNLSKGFDPSQRDRLYKIVQDAIHKSAKKKRAGAGSFVWQFLVGGMDEYNDDFGIVPWERPSTYRLITDHSCRLAQIRGVLPFQREYLKELCF